In Sporosarcina psychrophila, a genomic segment contains:
- a CDS encoding VanW family protein produces the protein MGSKGFLNTFIIVLTSTLVFYGFSSVGALAFTNVSSKDFGDQTFVGPFDISRQKEQAVKEKLAADFITLQTDFAVDLTYQDITVALPAEVVTFDVEKTVEQSNSGKENPIVSTVSVDGLRTILTQQFSSILFSEDSLQSIATGIERELGTGIMPLTIHITDYSDFTEIEIATSSIAVTEPSTSLTNLINALNGTEITSFATFSLFDFIKNNEIGVVSDEELTVLASVLYATILQTNFVIDERNIGNMLAPFAEPGFEAAVNERLGLNFIFTNPNKTAFQLHVQSANGTIVSSITGMPLLYSYSPFVGQLESFEPKTVQQFSAFIPNGQVSVADEGRKGMEVEVHRTISYEGSVVVDEMISSDFYAPMPKIELHPLKKESQQIPGNSNDGTVNSQDNQNSADSQNGLESNVDKDPSQLQGEDEIEVQYDKGGNIIE, from the coding sequence ATGGGAAGTAAAGGATTCTTAAATACGTTTATCATAGTCTTGACGTCGACGCTCGTTTTTTACGGGTTTTCTTCTGTTGGTGCCCTTGCATTTACTAATGTGTCATCAAAGGACTTTGGGGATCAAACCTTTGTCGGTCCTTTCGATATCTCAAGACAAAAAGAACAAGCGGTGAAAGAAAAACTCGCAGCAGATTTCATAACACTTCAAACAGATTTTGCAGTCGATTTAACTTATCAGGATATCACAGTTGCTTTGCCTGCCGAAGTAGTTACTTTCGACGTTGAAAAAACGGTTGAACAATCGAATTCTGGTAAAGAAAATCCCATTGTCTCAACAGTTTCAGTCGATGGACTTCGAACGATTCTGACACAACAGTTTTCTTCAATCCTGTTTAGTGAAGATAGTCTTCAATCGATTGCAACTGGTATCGAACGGGAGTTAGGAACAGGTATTATGCCACTGACTATTCATATTACGGATTACTCTGATTTCACGGAAATAGAAATCGCAACATCATCGATTGCAGTAACAGAGCCCTCGACTTCGTTGACGAATTTAATCAATGCTTTAAATGGTACGGAAATCACATCTTTTGCAACGTTTTCTTTATTTGATTTCATTAAAAATAATGAGATTGGTGTCGTGTCTGATGAGGAGCTAACAGTTCTTGCATCTGTTCTCTATGCGACAATTTTGCAGACGAATTTTGTTATCGATGAACGCAATATAGGAAATATGCTAGCACCATTCGCAGAACCAGGGTTCGAAGCAGCGGTCAATGAGCGGCTTGGACTAAATTTCATCTTCACCAATCCAAATAAGACGGCTTTCCAGTTGCATGTTCAATCTGCCAATGGAACAATTGTTTCGTCAATTACCGGTATGCCTTTACTCTATTCCTACTCACCGTTTGTCGGGCAACTAGAATCATTCGAGCCAAAAACAGTGCAGCAATTTAGCGCATTTATACCAAATGGACAAGTAAGTGTAGCTGATGAAGGCAGAAAAGGAATGGAAGTGGAAGTCCACCGAACGATTTCATACGAAGGCTCGGTAGTAGTGGATGAAATGATTTCATCTGACTTTTATGCTCCGATGCCTAAAATCGAACTCCATCCATTGAAAAAAGAGTCGCAACAAATTCCCGGAAATAGCAATGATGGAACAGTCAATTCTCAGGACAATCAAAACTCTGCCGATTCCCAAAATGGTTTGGAGTCTAACGTTGATAAAGACCCTTCACAATTACAAGGCGAAGATGAGATAGAAGTTCAATATGATAAAGGTGGAAATATAATTGAGTAA
- a CDS encoding GspE/PulE family protein, which yields MSTTRKRLGDLLVESGLITNEQLQAALSEKPRDQKLGDSLLQYGFITEQQLIEVLEFQLGIPHVNLFRYPFDPKLFNVVPKEFAKRNLLVPLKAEGDRLFVAMSDPMDYITVDNLRLSTGFHIETAIASKDDIMRTISKYYDEESFDELFIEQTTEQIEQQDELTDLDSPIVRLVNQLMSSAITQKASDIHFDPQEHQVAIRFRIDGLLKSERFLPKHMQAMISARIKIMANLDITEHRIPQDGRIKTNVDFRPIDLRVSTLPTVYGEKIVMRILDLSSSLNDLTKLGFNKLNLDRFLEQIEKPNGIVLISGPTGSGKSSTLYAALNKLNKEEVNIITVEDPVEYQLEGVNQIQVNPNVGLTFAAGLRSILRQDPDIVMVGEIRDRETVEIAIRASLTGHLVLSTIHTNDSIATITRMLDMGVEPFLVTSSLNAVIAQRLIRRVCRDCGREMAASSREVEIFAKRGITIEKVIRGSGCAVCNMTGYRGRIAIHEVLVLNDEMRDVINRGGTTADLREIAIRNKTMFLMDDGLLKVKQGITTTEEVLRVALIE from the coding sequence ATGTCGACTACACGTAAAAGACTAGGTGACCTGCTCGTTGAGTCTGGTCTCATTACAAATGAACAATTGCAAGCAGCATTGAGCGAAAAACCGCGCGATCAGAAACTTGGCGACTCGCTCCTTCAATACGGTTTTATCACCGAACAGCAACTAATTGAGGTATTGGAATTCCAACTGGGTATTCCGCACGTCAATCTGTTTAGATACCCTTTTGATCCGAAACTGTTTAATGTTGTACCGAAAGAATTTGCTAAACGCAATTTGCTTGTCCCGTTGAAAGCTGAGGGGGACAGGCTTTTTGTCGCAATGTCTGACCCGATGGATTATATTACAGTCGACAATTTGCGGTTGTCTACTGGGTTCCATATTGAAACTGCGATTGCATCAAAAGATGATATAATGCGGACTATTTCAAAGTATTACGATGAGGAGTCATTCGATGAGCTTTTCATCGAACAGACAACTGAACAGATAGAACAACAAGATGAGTTGACGGATTTGGATTCCCCGATTGTCCGGCTTGTCAATCAACTCATGTCTTCAGCTATCACTCAAAAGGCTAGTGATATTCATTTCGACCCCCAAGAGCATCAAGTCGCTATACGCTTCCGGATTGACGGTTTGTTGAAATCGGAACGATTTTTACCGAAGCATATGCAGGCGATGATTAGTGCACGTATAAAAATTATGGCAAATTTAGATATTACAGAACACCGGATACCACAAGATGGCCGCATCAAGACGAATGTAGATTTTCGACCGATTGACCTTCGTGTCTCCACGTTACCGACAGTTTACGGTGAGAAAATTGTCATGCGTATTCTAGATCTCAGCAGTTCTTTGAACGACCTGACGAAACTTGGTTTCAATAAGTTGAATCTGGACCGGTTCCTTGAACAAATAGAAAAACCTAATGGAATTGTCCTTATTTCAGGGCCTACGGGATCGGGTAAATCGTCAACGCTTTATGCAGCGCTTAATAAATTGAATAAAGAAGAAGTGAATATAATTACAGTAGAAGACCCGGTTGAGTATCAGCTAGAAGGGGTAAACCAAATACAAGTGAACCCGAATGTCGGATTGACATTCGCGGCAGGTCTAAGGTCTATATTGAGACAAGATCCAGATATCGTTATGGTCGGGGAAATACGTGACCGTGAAACAGTTGAAATTGCCATTAGGGCATCATTAACTGGTCATTTAGTTCTTAGTACAATCCATACGAATGATTCGATTGCTACGATTACAAGGATGTTAGATATGGGTGTCGAACCGTTTCTCGTAACTTCATCGCTAAATGCTGTTATCGCCCAACGGCTCATCCGCCGTGTTTGTCGAGATTGTGGACGAGAAATGGCTGCATCTAGTCGCGAAGTGGAGATTTTTGCGAAGCGGGGTATTACGATTGAAAAAGTGATAAGAGGTTCCGGCTGTGCGGTATGCAATATGACTGGGTATCGCGGGCGGATTGCCATTCACGAAGTGCTCGTTTTGAACGACGAAATGCGAGACGTTATTAATAGAGGCGGAACGACCGCAGATTTGAGAGAAATTGCAATTCGCAATAAGACAATGTTTTTGATGGATGATGGTTTATTGAAAGTAAAACAAGGGATTACGACGACAGAAGAAGTATTGCGCGTCGCATTGATTGAATAG
- a CDS encoding prepilin peptidase produces the protein MTIVITSLFFVSFFNVVGHEFLKKESIVSPPSPCTTFDRNLEPLDFVPNFSLQLYSE, from the coding sequence GTGACGATTGTAATCACAAGTCTATTTTTCGTTTCCTTCTTCAACGTTGTTGGCCACGAGTTCCTAAAAAAAGAATCAATTGTGTCACCGCCTTCCCCTTGCACGACATTTGACCGTAACCTGGAGCCTCTGGACTTTGTGCCAAACTTTTCTTTGCAACTCTATTCTGAATAG
- a CDS encoding sensor domain-containing diguanylate cyclase yields the protein MEISKRFQISTLIAWIVIVPPGIFLAFTLFPAIKIEWLNLSILFALLFVTMTMPLQLKNITVSFERWITFTIFFQYGVFAELVFTQIAMLILVFSQKSDLPHMHRFFVNSLIFTLISLASGTLFHYAGGEVGSTDFLNICLFGLIYAISYSLINSVLMQVYLYFELGIYSFKEKFVVWDFASTMLLFPFSISLYFLNKQFGNNAILLIGIPFLLVLLIARLYHRSDNLNDKLSSAGIIGRELAERLGFEDVIRTFIGKLKDVVPYDNAYVLDLRNGEHLITLMASENGMITKDMTGLSFHLEKTVDDGLDMDNPKIFATQKEAMALNNFKFNQPVESVMTAPIKRNQKTEGFLILTSKRKNVFRAMEMKIVDVLTGYFAISLVKARYYEKTVEQSVRCGLTSLHNYRYLDTKLDEEIQRFHIGTINSLAVLMLDIDHFKSINDTHGHQSGNDLLKALARLLESFVPIDATLSRYGGEEFVIVLPNYGENETGELAEKIREEVESSIFRIIPDLSKDREPVDVCMTVSIGVANVTKDAKDAKELLRNADRALYIGGKQAGRNKVGVYGREYVETL from the coding sequence ATGGAGATATCTAAAAGGTTTCAGATTAGCACTTTAATAGCGTGGATTGTTATCGTTCCTCCTGGCATCTTTCTTGCATTCACTTTATTTCCTGCAATAAAAATAGAATGGTTAAATTTGAGCATTTTGTTTGCACTGCTATTCGTAACGATGACAATGCCTTTACAACTGAAAAATATAACAGTTTCCTTTGAACGCTGGATTACCTTCACCATTTTTTTTCAATACGGAGTATTCGCGGAGTTGGTTTTTACACAGATTGCAATGCTTATCCTAGTATTTAGCCAAAAGTCAGATTTACCCCATATGCATCGTTTTTTTGTTAATTCCCTAATTTTCACACTCATCTCACTAGCGAGCGGAACTCTATTTCATTATGCAGGTGGAGAAGTTGGTTCGACGGATTTCTTGAACATCTGCTTATTTGGCCTTATTTATGCGATTAGTTATTCGCTGATTAATAGCGTTTTGATGCAAGTCTATTTATATTTCGAACTTGGCATTTATTCTTTTAAAGAAAAATTTGTAGTATGGGATTTTGCTTCTACAATGTTGTTGTTTCCGTTCAGCATATCCCTGTATTTTCTAAATAAACAATTTGGTAATAATGCAATACTTTTGATTGGCATCCCATTCCTTCTCGTATTATTAATCGCAAGGTTGTATCATCGGTCTGATAATTTAAATGACAAACTGTCTTCTGCGGGTATTATCGGGCGTGAACTTGCTGAGCGACTGGGCTTTGAAGATGTGATTCGGACATTCATCGGAAAGCTAAAAGATGTGGTTCCTTATGACAATGCTTATGTTCTAGATCTTCGAAATGGGGAGCATTTAATCACGTTGATGGCTTCTGAAAATGGGATGATTACAAAAGATATGACTGGACTTTCATTTCATCTAGAAAAAACTGTAGACGATGGATTGGATATGGACAATCCGAAAATCTTTGCGACCCAAAAAGAAGCAATGGCGCTAAATAACTTCAAATTCAACCAACCAGTGGAAAGTGTCATGACCGCTCCAATCAAGCGAAATCAGAAAACAGAAGGATTTCTAATCCTAACTTCCAAGCGGAAAAATGTATTTCGAGCGATGGAAATGAAAATCGTTGACGTTTTGACCGGATACTTTGCAATTTCATTAGTAAAGGCGCGCTATTATGAAAAGACTGTTGAGCAAAGTGTACGATGTGGTTTGACTAGCTTGCATAACTACCGCTACCTCGATACAAAGCTTGACGAAGAAATCCAACGATTCCATATTGGGACTATCAATTCACTTGCGGTTTTAATGCTAGATATCGATCATTTCAAATCGATTAATGATACACATGGACACCAGAGTGGAAATGATCTTCTTAAGGCACTTGCTAGACTGCTTGAATCATTTGTTCCGATTGACGCAACACTTTCACGATACGGAGGGGAAGAATTCGTCATCGTCTTGCCGAATTATGGGGAAAATGAAACGGGTGAACTCGCAGAAAAAATTCGTGAAGAAGTGGAATCATCTATATTTCGTATCATTCCAGATCTTTCTAAAGACCGCGAGCCTGTCGATGTCTGTATGACTGTTAGCATTGGCGTTGCTAATGTAACTAAAGACGCAAAAGATGCAAAAGAGCTTTTGCGTAATGCCGACCGAGCATTGTATATAGGTGGCAAGCAAGCAGGAAGAAATAAAGTAGGGGTTTATGGAAGGGAATACGTTGAAACATTATGA
- a CDS encoding type II secretion system F family protein, which yields MARFKYEGRDAKAIRTGVIVAVDKREAAIKLKSQGIRVTNLTVQAETALTKEIVIGKPVKREHLIMFLRQFSTLLRAGVTIIDAIRILALQVESKPFQKILITVNDDLRGGGSLSGAFTKHSKAFEPIVVNMIRAGEMSGTIDDSLDRLADHFEKSHQLKQKVVSAMSYPLVVAVLAIGVVIFLLTTIVPMFVEMFASFGGELPWITRFVMNASTFVTTYWFLLVLFAVIVVGGIWMMKRNKEGKLLLDTFLLRLPIFGDIMKKSVLATMTRTLSSLFASSVPILQAMSMTEKIVENEVISRVIAKSRESLERGGSLTEPMNGHWAFPPLIPHMIAIGEQTGSLDAMLAKVADFYEKEVEAATDRLKALIEPLMIVLLAGLVGTIVLAIMMPMFEMFNNIDGM from the coding sequence ATGGCTCGTTTCAAGTATGAAGGACGCGATGCAAAAGCAATCCGGACAGGTGTCATCGTAGCAGTGGACAAGCGGGAAGCTGCGATAAAACTAAAAAGTCAAGGAATACGTGTGACGAACTTAACTGTCCAAGCAGAAACTGCGCTGACAAAAGAAATCGTCATCGGAAAACCGGTGAAACGAGAACATTTAATCATGTTCCTCCGTCAATTTTCAACGCTTCTCAGGGCGGGTGTTACAATCATTGATGCTATACGAATACTGGCATTGCAAGTCGAATCGAAACCGTTCCAAAAGATACTCATTACGGTGAACGATGATTTGCGTGGAGGCGGTTCTTTATCGGGAGCATTCACAAAACACTCGAAAGCGTTCGAACCAATCGTTGTTAATATGATTCGGGCCGGCGAAATGTCCGGTACGATTGATGATTCACTTGATCGTCTTGCTGATCATTTTGAAAAATCACATCAGTTAAAGCAAAAGGTTGTGTCTGCGATGTCCTATCCATTAGTCGTCGCAGTTTTAGCAATCGGAGTTGTTATCTTTTTGTTGACGACAATCGTTCCTATGTTTGTCGAAATGTTTGCCAGTTTCGGAGGAGAGTTACCTTGGATTACGCGCTTCGTTATGAACGCGAGTACCTTTGTAACCACTTACTGGTTCTTGTTGGTTTTATTCGCAGTGATTGTTGTAGGTGGGATTTGGATGATGAAGCGCAATAAAGAAGGGAAGCTTTTGTTAGATACATTTCTTTTAAGGCTCCCCATATTTGGTGACATCATGAAGAAATCCGTTCTTGCAACCATGACGCGGACGTTAAGTTCGTTGTTTGCTAGTTCTGTCCCAATTCTACAAGCGATGTCCATGACAGAAAAGATAGTAGAAAATGAAGTAATTTCTAGAGTGATTGCAAAGTCAAGAGAGTCATTAGAACGGGGCGGGTCGTTGACGGAGCCAATGAACGGGCACTGGGCGTTTCCACCGCTGATTCCCCATATGATTGCAATTGGTGAGCAAACAGGGTCTTTAGACGCGATGTTGGCGAAAGTTGCCGATTTCTACGAGAAAGAAGTGGAAGCTGCGACGGATCGGTTGAAAGCCTTGATTGAACCATTGATGATTGTGCTATTAGCAGGATTAGTCGGGACTATAGTCCTCGCGATTATGATGCCGATGTTCGAAATGTTTAATAACATAGACGGAATGTAA
- a CDS encoding type IV pilus twitching motility protein PilT, translating to MNRKIDELLKTAFKLNASDIHLTVGVPPIFRVHGDLKRYGDVLIDKEFTESVAQLTIPDKMYPDFVEHGQIDYSYEVLGAARFRVNAFQQRGSISLAFRTIPTIIPTIDDLQLPETLKMLAQTHQGLILVTGPTGSGKSTTLAAMIKYMNETMHKHIITLEDPIEYMHAHGTSIIDQREIGFDTASFTSGLRAALRQDPDVILVGEMRDLETISTAITAAETGHLVLATLHTWSAASTIDRIIDVFPHGQQSQIRVQLAGVLTSVISQRLLQTADRKGRRAATEVMINNPAIANLIRTEKVHQIPTIIQTNRAAGMHMMASSVRTFLDQGIISYETATPYLEGDE from the coding sequence ATGAACAGGAAGATTGATGAGCTGCTAAAGACGGCGTTTAAGTTAAATGCTTCAGACATTCATTTAACGGTAGGGGTGCCTCCGATATTCAGGGTTCACGGGGATTTAAAACGCTATGGCGATGTGTTGATTGATAAAGAATTTACTGAATCAGTCGCACAATTGACAATTCCGGATAAGATGTATCCAGACTTTGTGGAGCATGGCCAAATCGATTATTCCTATGAAGTCCTGGGAGCGGCTCGTTTTCGTGTCAATGCATTTCAGCAACGCGGTTCTATATCACTTGCTTTTCGGACGATACCAACGATAATACCGACAATCGATGACTTGCAATTGCCAGAAACGTTAAAGATGTTGGCGCAGACGCATCAAGGACTCATCCTTGTGACAGGGCCGACGGGGTCGGGTAAATCGACGACACTTGCAGCGATGATCAAATATATGAATGAAACAATGCACAAACACATCATTACGTTGGAAGATCCGATTGAGTATATGCATGCGCATGGTACATCGATTATTGATCAGCGGGAAATAGGATTTGACACTGCTTCATTTACATCGGGGTTACGTGCTGCGTTGCGGCAGGATCCGGATGTCATCCTTGTTGGGGAAATGCGAGATTTGGAAACAATATCGACAGCGATCACTGCGGCCGAAACGGGTCACCTTGTTCTGGCTACGCTCCATACATGGAGTGCTGCATCGACTATTGACCGGATTATTGACGTATTCCCGCATGGTCAGCAGTCGCAAATTCGTGTCCAGCTTGCTGGCGTTTTGACATCTGTTATTTCACAGCGGTTACTCCAGACAGCTGACCGCAAAGGACGACGTGCTGCGACGGAAGTAATGATTAATAATCCTGCTATTGCTAACTTGATACGGACAGAGAAAGTCCATCAGATTCCAACTATCATTCAAACAAACCGTGCGGCAGGTATGCATATGATGGCCTCTTCTGTCCGCACCTTCCTCGATCAAGGGATTATTTCGTATGAAACAGCCACGCCGTATTTAGAAGGTGATGAGTAA
- a CDS encoding GGDEF domain-containing protein, with protein sequence MPTQQLVIYLLVYMVPALIIFGIGCMVLAQSPRRLEHKLMVAFSFTYCLLYLEEFIRHLLPLSSSVWMIGVFFYQIRLLTTTILFHFLIHMTKIHKHYRIPFYPYLIYVPIAIVVILTMMNVNVVDEIEFIQTGIWYSPIFNKTYYMKLILSTVIIVLMIVTLRNGMNRATSLRKRKSIQFLLVGMISMLILTVILGYPNYGRFLPPHPYLLSGIVFSAFLSISVLRFQLLPSVSRRYKELFNLSPVSIIITNDQWEVLEFNDNAAIELGSQIKEGFILIDYFRVTENKQQLLRLSERLKKEVTIRDYLIKIMNPAKDETLYFSLDASIVRVDEDVFYYLIWRNVTDELESKQLVERLAYHDALTNISNRAYFVTEVKDRLKSLPVQSTNGTAVVLIDLNRFKVINDTYGHAVGDQVLKHTASILMKITRGSDIVARFGGDEFVIFLEEYPTAQAVDDWVDVLREEFATNPFVGNALVLEIEPSIGVAFYSIEASQFDELFQLADVRMYEDKEKSRRTRRALQIDPVDKQ encoded by the coding sequence TTGCCTACTCAACAACTTGTAATCTATCTATTAGTATATATGGTTCCTGCCTTGATAATTTTTGGAATAGGCTGTATGGTGTTGGCGCAAAGCCCTCGACGTTTGGAACATAAGTTAATGGTGGCATTTAGTTTTACGTATTGTCTGCTGTATCTTGAAGAATTTATTCGACATTTATTACCATTGTCTTCTAGTGTGTGGATGATTGGTGTATTTTTTTACCAAATCAGGTTATTAACGACCACCATTTTATTCCACTTTCTTATACATATGACGAAAATTCACAAGCATTATCGCATTCCCTTCTATCCATATCTGATTTACGTTCCTATCGCAATCGTTGTCATTTTAACGATGATGAATGTCAATGTCGTGGATGAAATTGAATTTATTCAAACGGGCATTTGGTACTCACCGATTTTTAATAAAACCTATTATATGAAACTGATCCTTTCAACTGTAATAATTGTTCTTATGATAGTCACTTTAAGGAATGGGATGAACCGCGCGACTTCGTTGAGAAAACGTAAATCCATTCAGTTTTTACTGGTTGGAATGATAAGTATGCTCATTTTGACAGTCATTTTAGGTTATCCGAATTATGGTAGGTTCTTACCCCCGCATCCTTATCTACTATCTGGTATTGTGTTTTCCGCTTTCCTATCTATTTCCGTTTTGCGTTTTCAGTTACTACCTTCCGTCTCGAGAAGATATAAAGAATTGTTCAACTTAAGTCCGGTATCCATCATCATTACGAATGATCAGTGGGAAGTATTGGAGTTCAATGACAATGCGGCTATAGAGCTTGGATCTCAAATTAAAGAAGGTTTCATTTTAATCGATTATTTTAGAGTGACAGAGAATAAACAGCAACTTCTTCGACTCAGTGAGCGGTTGAAAAAAGAAGTAACAATCAGAGATTACCTCATAAAAATTATGAACCCAGCCAAGGATGAAACCCTGTATTTTTCGCTGGATGCCTCGATAGTGAGAGTGGATGAGGATGTCTTTTATTATTTGATTTGGCGTAATGTGACCGATGAATTGGAAAGTAAGCAGCTAGTAGAGCGCTTAGCCTATCATGATGCACTCACTAATATTTCCAACCGAGCGTATTTCGTTACTGAAGTAAAGGACAGATTAAAATCCTTGCCTGTTCAGTCAACGAATGGGACGGCGGTTGTGCTTATTGACTTAAATCGATTCAAAGTGATCAATGATACATATGGACATGCTGTCGGTGATCAAGTGCTGAAGCATACAGCATCCATTTTGATGAAAATAACACGGGGAAGTGACATTGTCGCCCGTTTTGGCGGTGATGAGTTCGTCATTTTCCTGGAGGAATACCCAACGGCTCAAGCGGTGGATGACTGGGTGGATGTTTTACGAGAGGAATTCGCAACCAATCCGTTTGTTGGAAATGCCTTAGTGTTGGAAATTGAGCCAAGTATCGGGGTTGCTTTTTATTCAATTGAGGCAAGCCAATTCGACGAGCTATTTCAATTGGCCGATGTGAGAATGTATGAAGATAAGGAAAAGTCTAGAAGGACGCGAAGGGCGCTCCAAATAGACCCAGTAGATAAACAGTAG
- a CDS encoding type II secretion system protein, producing MKKLLQKRLNNEKGLTLVELLAVIVILGIIAAIAVPSIGNIIQSSREKAVIADAQNVLAAANLYFIDNPDATTASISGNDNLIPEFLDDKGTLETATVTKTLAEGGNTIDFSGKAGKKTISGNLTKAGLKNFDFDKVVAP from the coding sequence ATGAAGAAACTTTTACAAAAACGATTGAACAATGAAAAAGGATTAACGCTAGTCGAGCTATTGGCTGTTATTGTTATTTTGGGGATTATTGCAGCGATTGCGGTGCCTTCGATTGGGAATATTATTCAGAGTTCTAGAGAAAAAGCAGTTATTGCTGATGCGCAAAATGTTCTGGCGGCGGCAAATTTGTACTTTATTGATAACCCTGACGCTACAACAGCATCTATTTCAGGTAACGATAATTTGATTCCCGAGTTTCTAGATGACAAAGGTACTTTGGAAACAGCAACGGTAACAAAAACTTTGGCAGAAGGCGGAAATACGATTGATTTTTCAGGCAAAGCAGGAAAGAAAACTATATCTGGAAACCTTACGAAAGCTGGTCTTAAGAACTTCGACTTTGATAAAGTTGTAGCTCCCTAA
- the pilM gene encoding type IV pilus biogenesis protein PilM, with translation MPMSIFTRRKRTESMTIEEDAVRFVRLKSVDPLVIDVAEEVSLPPNVVVEGKIVDSETLATILDGAIEQWGISKRSVQFLAPDQYVIIRKVPYPDDVMTDELKGHFFIEIGSTLYLPFDDPVFDVVPYLPNTEMNEAIIIASKESVLSRYEEVLKDVKLNPVTADITPLALYRLAYRQHSFMGKEHVLLADLKDGKLTVSIFHEHFPLFMRPVDLENSTDLSVVTDMTGKVGNVTPLTIVMELEKLINFYRYNMWNGAASITHLLVNGEYSQMDALLSGIRERLNVKADVLVKEPLQLATGEELPARFNRTIGLALKEV, from the coding sequence ATGCCCATGTCCATATTCACTCGCCGCAAGCGCACAGAATCCATGACAATTGAAGAAGATGCAGTCCGGTTTGTTCGGCTGAAATCGGTTGATCCGCTCGTTATCGATGTTGCGGAGGAAGTTTCCCTTCCTCCGAACGTCGTTGTCGAGGGGAAGATTGTCGATTCCGAAACGCTTGCGACGATATTGGACGGGGCGATTGAACAGTGGGGAATCTCCAAACGATCCGTCCAATTCCTCGCCCCGGATCAATATGTTATTATCCGCAAAGTCCCATACCCCGACGATGTCATGACGGACGAATTGAAAGGTCATTTCTTCATTGAGATTGGTTCGACACTCTATCTCCCGTTCGATGACCCTGTCTTTGATGTCGTCCCATACCTACCCAATACCGAAATGAATGAAGCGATTATTATTGCGTCAAAAGAAAGTGTACTAAGCCGTTATGAAGAGGTTTTGAAAGACGTGAAATTAAATCCTGTAACGGCTGATATCACGCCACTTGCCTTATATCGTCTTGCCTATAGACAGCACTCATTCATGGGTAAAGAACATGTTCTGTTAGCTGATCTGAAAGATGGTAAACTGACGGTTTCTATTTTCCATGAGCATTTCCCACTCTTTATGCGACCAGTTGATTTGGAAAATTCGACGGATTTATCCGTTGTGACAGATATGACTGGTAAAGTGGGCAATGTTACGCCATTGACCATTGTGATGGAGCTAGAAAAACTCATTAATTTTTACCGCTATAATATGTGGAACGGTGCCGCTTCCATCACGCATCTTCTCGTGAATGGGGAGTACTCCCAAATGGATGCACTCCTTTCCGGAATCAGAGAACGGCTGAACGTCAAAGCAGATGTATTGGTTAAGGAGCCTTTACAACTTGCGACCGGGGAAGAGCTGCCAGCGCGCTTCAACCGAACAATCGGGTTGGCATTGAAAGAGGTGTAG